A genomic stretch from Taeniopygia guttata chromosome 9, bTaeGut7.mat, whole genome shotgun sequence includes:
- the FAM131A gene encoding LOW QUALITY PROTEIN: protein FAM131A (The sequence of the model RefSeq protein was modified relative to this genomic sequence to represent the inferred CDS: inserted 2 bases in 1 codon) — translation MRPGGDVGGAEPAVVPAPGXPPGSMGCIGSKTTIVAVDTTLCVEWKEVKALSPLSVARPLPRLVRQASFDSQDFLQVNVEDTVEMLPKSRRALTIQEIAALARSSLHGISQVVKEHVTKPTAMAQGRVAHLIEWKGWCKPVESPSALESAFSSYCHLSEGEQEARFAAGVAEQFAIAEAKLRAWSSVDGDDSNDESYDEDFMPSTESSQPTELTGTMPASALLRDLLQGHLCQLGVRHGSCEPESDSSHTLSPETLCSSLCSLEMVSPSELTAKLLGSLGGEDLLLPKLPPPASQSALRGLARLRCQDSLYSVSYAEACLSPTEDEVVLSKDFPLRRKISDVASSGVASLEEEEEAEEP, via the exons ATGCGGCCGGGGGGCGATGTGGGCGGCGCGGAGCCGGCGGTAGTGCCCGCACCGGG CCCCCCCGGGAGCATGGGCTGCATCGGCTCCAAAACCACCATCG TGGCCGTGGACACAACGCTGTGTGTGGAGTGGAAGGAGGTGAAGGCACTGTCACCCCTGAGTGTTGCCCGCCCGCTGCCCCGGCTGGTGCGCCAGGCCTCCTTCGACAGCCAGGACTTCCTCCAG GTCAATGTTGAGGACACTGTCGAGATGCTGCCCAAGTCACGGCGCGCGCTGACCATCCAGGAGATCGCTGCCCTGGCCCGCTCCTCGCTGCACG GCATCTCACAGGTGGTGAAGGAGCACGTGACAAAGCCAACGGCCATGGCACAGGGCCGTGTCGCCCACCTCATCGAGTGGAAGGGCTGGTGTAAGCCAGTGGAGTCACCTTCTGCCCTGGAGAGCGCTTTCAGCTCCTACTGCCACCTGAGCGAGGGCGAGCAGGAGGCGCGATTCGCTGCCG GTGTGGCGGAGCAGTTTGCCATTGCCGAGGCCAAGCTGCGAGCCTGGTCCTCAGTGGATGGGGACGACTCCAATGACGAGTCCTACGATGAGGACTTCATGCCCTCCACAGAGAGCTCCCAGCCCACTG AGCTGACAGGCACGATGCCCGCCAGCGCGCTGCTGCGAGACCTGCTGCAGGGCCACCTGTGCCAACTGGGCGTGCGGCACGGCTCCTGCGAGCCCGAGAGCGACTCCTCGCACACCCTCTCCCCTGAGActctctgctccagcctctgcagCCTGGAGATGGTGTCCCCCTCCGAACTCACTGCCAAACTGCTGGGCTCCCTGGGGGGAGaggacctgctgctgcccaagctGCCGCCCCCAGCCAGCCAAAGTGCCTTGCGGGGCCTGGCACGGCTCCGGTGCCAGGACTCCCTCTACTCCGTGTCCTACGCCGAAGCCTGTCTCTCACCCACGGAGGACGAGGTGGTGCTGAGCAAGGACTTCCCGCTCCGCCGGAAAATCTCTGACGTCGCCTCCTCCGGGGTGGCAtcgctggaggaggaggaggaggctgaagAGCCCTGA
- the LOC121470416 gene encoding heat shock protein beta-7-like — MGIWRAAGPSPCRAWGARAAGAMASLSSASTYRAELLSAYGQGHSEPRFEGDRRHGPFGARGQEAFGHPESPGAMYPCSLGTWVRAQGDTYQVVADVSQFEPPDIVVTTSNCYVAIQAEKVAEDGTVCDTFTHKCQLPEDTDPLSVSCTLTEAGTLLITVRRRARAGPGQPPQRLYRSEAML, encoded by the exons ATGGGCATCTGGCGGGCGGCTGGACCCTCCCCATGCAGGGCCTGGGGGGCGCGGGCAGCAGGCGCCATGGCATCGCTCAGCTCGGCCTCCACCTACCGCGCCGAGCTCCTCAGCGCCTACGGGCAGGGGCACAGCGAACCCCGCTTCGAGGGCGACCGGCGGCATGGACCCTTTGGGGCACGGGGACAGGAGGCGTTTGGGCACCCAG AGTCCCCCGGTGCCATGTACCCCTGCAGCCTGGGCACCTGGGTGCGTGCCCAGGGTGACACCTACCAAGTGGTGGCCGACGTCAGCCAGTTTGAGCCCCCTGACATTGTGGTGACCACCTCCAACTGCTATGTCGCCATCCAGGCAGAAAAG GTGGCCGAGGATGGCACTGTCTGTGACACCTTCACCCACAAGTGCCAGCTGCCCGAAGACACGGACCCGCTGTCGGTGAGCTGCACCCTGACCGAGGCTGGCACGCTGCTCATCACCGTGCGGCGCCGCGCCCGCGCCGGCCCCGGGCAGCCCCCGCAGCGGCTGTACCGCAGCGAGGCCATGCTGTGA